The nucleotide window ATCATTCGCTATTATCTCAACGAAGATGCAATTCTGCCCAATGTGCCGACGTTCGTCTGCTCCGATCCCGCGCAATGCCAGCATGTAATCACCAACATGCACGAATTGGTCGTCAAGCCGACGAACGAATCGGGTGGATACGGCATCCTGATGGGCCCGCAAGCCTCGGCCGAAGAACGCGCTCGCTATTGCGACCAGATTCGCGCTAATCCGCGGAACTATATCGCCCAGCCGATGCTGACGCTTTCGACCGTGCCGACGATGGTCGACGATCATCTCGAAGCGCGGCATGTTGATTTGCGGCCGTTCGTTTTATATGGCAAGGATATTTACGTCTTGCCCGGCGGTCTGACCCGCGTGGCTTTGCGCAAGGGCTCGATGATCGTAAACTCGTCGCAAGGGGGCGGCAGCAAAGACACCTGGGTGCTCATGGATCATGCCGCGCAAAATGGCGATCCACCATCGCTGAGCCAGTCGCAATCGCTATTCGCTACGACGTAAAGATCTCGCGCGGAGACGCGGAGACAGCGGAGAAGAAAGCAAAGGCGAGCACCGTGGTTAATCAATTTGGCCTGCCGTATCCGATCACAACTGGAGCGTTATCCTCTGACAATTCTCTGTTCCGTCGTCTCCGCGCCTCCGCGTGAGATCTTCGTCCGTAATCGTATGCCGTCCCTCACCGTCCAGGATTCATCGTGCTGAGCCGCGTTGCCGAGTCTGTCTTTTGGATGAATCGCTATCTCGAGCGGGCCGACAATGTCGCGCGATTCATCGACGTCAACGAAAACCTGACGCTCGATCTGCAAGGCACGCTGACCGAACAGTGGGCTCCGCTGGTCTACACCACCGGCGATCACGAATTGTTTTTCGCCCGTTACGGCGAATCGTCGCGCGAGAAGGTGATGCACTTTCTCACGTTCGACCCCGAGAATTCCAACTCGATTCTGATGTGCGTGCAACGGGCGCGCGACAATGCCCGGGCGATTCGCGACATCATTTCCTCGGCAATGTGGGAACAAATCAATCGCTTCTACCTGATGATGCGCGACGCAGCCCGTTCAACCAGCGTCGAATCGATCCGCCACACCGTCGAGCAGGTCAAGCTCCACAGCCATCTGATTCAAGGCGTGACCGAAACGACGATGTCGCACGGCGAAGCCTGGCATTTCGGCCGCATGGGCCAGCTCTTGGAACGGGCGGATAAAACCTCGCGAATCCTCGACGTGAAGTACTACATCCTCTTGCCCGACAGCCGCGATGTCGGCACGCCGCTCGACGTGGTGCAATGGTCGGCTCTCTTAAAATCGGCCAGCGCCCTGGAAATGTATCGCAAGCGCAAGGGGCGAATGCTGCCGTCGAACGTCGCCGAGTTCTTGATTCTCGATATCGATTTTCCCCGGTCGTTGCGGTTTTGCCTGGTGCGCAGCGAGCAATCGCTGCATCAAATCACCGGCACGCCCCCCGGCTCGTTCAACGACCGTGCGGAGCAGCATTTGGGCCGGCTGCGATCGTCGATGGACTACACCAGCATCGACGACATCATTCAGCAAGGCCTGCACGAATTCATCGACTCCTTCCAATCGGAACTGAACCGCGCCGGCGATGCGATCCACACCGTCTTCTTCGCCCTGCCGCCGCAACCATCAATGAACGGACAGCAGCAGTCGATGGCATAAGGGGCTGCTTTTCGTTTGGGCAGAATGGCCCAGTCGCTTCGCCGGGCCGGAGGGGTTGAATCTCATCCTTTGGCGACTGCCAGTTTCCAATGGCCAACTCGCGCAATCGCTCACGCTGCCACGCCGGATTCGAGATAGAAAATCATCGACCACAGGCGGTCCACTTCGCAGCGTTCGATGACCTCCAGCGGTTTTAGGCCGCCGAACGCTTCATTCGGTGCGTCGAGCCAGCCGGGAATCGCGTTTGCTTCGACGACCTCTGCAAGCTTTCGCTGCAATCGATCTGTCTCGCGGATTCGTCGCAAACCGGGCTCCTCCGGTTTGCCGCCGCTTTCCCAATTGGCAATCGCCCGCTCGGAAAATCCGGTAAGTCGGGAGAATGTCTTTCTGTTGAGGCCGAGTTTCTCTCGAAGCTGGGCAACTGGATTGGCCCGCGCGCTGCGGCCGGTCGGCGACTGTGTCGCCTTCTGGCCCTTACCGAATTTTTGTGAAAATGATCATCACCATGACGCGGCTCACCGGCGTTGAACAGTTGCGCTGTATTATTGCCCCGACGGCGGGCGTTGCATTTCGAACGGATCGTCGCTTTGCGTGTAATACGATCCGCCGAGGCGGCCAATCGCGCGCAGCTTGCGCGGGTCGATGCGGCCGCGGGCATCGAGAATGCGGTCGTCAATGTTCATCAGCAGCACTTGGCCGATGACCAGGTTCGCCGATTGCGGCGCCGCGCCGATTTGCAGAATTTGCAACAGCCGGCATTCGAGATGGACCGGCGATTCTTGAATCCGCGGCGGCTTTACCTTGAGCGATGGGGTGGCGGTCAGCCCGGTCAGCTCGATCTCGGATTCGCCGTGCGGCAAGCCGGTCGACGAGAGATTCACCTGCTCGGCCAATTCGGCCACGGCGGCGTTGATCACGAACTCGCCAGTCTCGGCGATATTGCGCAGCGTGTCTTTCTTGCTGCCGTCGAGCTTGCGGTTCGGCGAAAAGACCACCACTGGCGGCGTGCCGCCGAACGTGTTGTAGAAACTAAACGGCGCCAAGTTGGCTCGCCCTTGCCGGTCGATGCTGGTTACCCACGCAATCGGCCGCGGCGTCACCACGCCGACCAGCGCACGATAAACGGTCTGAGGATCGGTTTCGGCGACATCGATCAGCACGCTTGAGTCTCCTTCTCGACGGAGCGGTGTGAGCGGTCCCATTTTCCCAACGCCGGCGTGATCCACAAGGCGTCGAGTCGAGTGCTATCGACGAGAATTGTCCGACGGACTTGCAGCGGCGCGCGAAGTGTCCGTGAAATCTTTCACGAGGCGCCGCGCAACAGCAGAACGTTTTACCCCAATTCTTTTGACTTTCCTGCGATCGAACCGCTATGCTTCATGCGGAGCAAATCTGTTCGGCAGGCGATCCGAGGCGGGCGCTGACACGAATAGCTCGGCAGAACGGCTGAGACCATTAGCAGCGGCCGGCGCACGCCAAATACAGTGAGAAGTGGTAGGCTCGAGCGGCGATCGTTCGCATCGCCGTTGCGCGGGCGAGACGAGTCGAGTGCCTTCATCGTTGATGGCGCTCGGGTTCGATTTGAAACACGCGTTTCTTTTCTCACAAAGGGTCCGGCCATGCTTCTGCAAGACATTCTTCGCCACAAGGGCAACGCGGTTCATACGATCCGCCCACAAGCCACGCTCGACGAATTGGTGCGCTCGCTCGTGCAGCGCAATTGTGGCTCGCTCGTCGTGACAGAATCCGATTCCTCCGCGCCGATGCTCGGCATCATCACCGAACGCGATGTGCTCCGCGCCTGCGCCGCGCATCCGGGCGGGCTGGGAGCGGTCAAAGTCGCCGACGCGATGACCATCGACGTCACCACCGGTTCGCCGAGCGATTCGGTGGAAGACACGATGGGCGTGATGACCGAGGAGCGAATCCGCCATCTACCGATCGTCGATCGCGGGCGGTTGGTTGGCATCGTTTCCATCGGCGACATCGTGAAAGCACATCACGACAACCTGACGCTGGAAAACCATTACCTCAAGTCGTATATCAACGGCGAAGAGGATAGCGTCAGCGCGGCGGTTGCCGTGAAGGCCCGGCCACGCTGATTTCGTGATCGCGTCGCGCTATCTCCCGGCCTGGGATGGTTCGGCGGAAGATTTCTTCACCCGCTTGAGGTGGGCGTCGTCGAGTTTGTCGACCGACCATAGCAGACCACGCGTGACCAGATCGAGATAGCGCGGATCGGCAACGGTTTGATCGTTGTGGCCGATGGTGGTGGCAAACACGCGCGTTTTGCCCCGGTAGAAATTCGTCCACACCACGACATAGTTGGCGGTCGTCGATTTGCCGCTCTTGTCCTTCGTGGTTTGCTTGCCGCGAGCCAGCCCGTGGGCCGTGTCGAGCACCTTCCCGGCCGCGTTGTTGTAAAGCTCTTCGCGAATCGTCGTCCAGTCGGCCATACCCTTCGTGATCGGGCTCGATTCGTCGACGAAATGAATAGCGATCGGCGCCAGCGCGCCGTGGGCCGTGCTCGGCAGGCCCGTGAACTCGAACCACGGCGTCATTTTCGGCCATGCATCTCTGCCGTAGCTGTGAATCCCGCAATGGAGCACGACCGCCGGCAATCCGCCGCGATGCGGCTTCAGGATTCGATCGATTGTCTCGGGATCGGTCACCTTGCCGGAGCATTCGTCGTGAACGACCACATCGAAATCCTTCGCCCAATCGGGGGAATCGTAGACCGGATTCTTATGTTCCTTCGTCGCCACGGGATCGTAGGCGATCGTGAATTCGACGTTTGCCCGTTCGGAGATTCCCTTGGTAAGAATCTCCTTTTGCTGGGCGTAGTCGTGGCAGCAGCCGCCGCAGACCAAGAGAGCCCGGATTGGCCGCCCCTCCTCCGCCGCTTGCGCCCCGGCATCGCCGAAAGACGCAAGCGAGGCTACCAAGAGCAGCGAAGTCGAGAAGGCCATGCAAGATGAACCAGCCGAGAACCAACGGTGCGACATCGACCCGCCTCCTTTGCTTCAAAAGCCGGACAATCAGGGGCACCGCGAGCAGCGAGTGCCTACTTTGACTGGCCGAACGGTGCCCGTCAACCTATTTGCCCGACCCCTAAGGAAATCTCACACGGAGTCGCGGAGAGAAGGCTGAAGCGGCGGGCAAGCGATCGAAGTCTGACCGGAAATCGGGCGTCAGCCGAATTTCTGTGGCGGCGTTTTTGTTTAGCATCCACCGCGGCTCCGCGGGGAGAAAATCAAACCGCCTAATTGCCGCCCATCGGCAGTCGCCGCATTTCACGGCGGGACGACGGCGAAATCTGATCGCGGGATTCCGTCGAGCGTCTTTTGATCGATCGGCAAATGATCGAGGATCAGCTCGGGCGGCGTGTGCGTGATCCAGTCCGAAAGCGAGAAGTCTTGATAACGCTGCGCCTTGAAGAGTTCCAGGAAAATCAGATCCGTCGTGCCGGTGTTTTCGATGTAATGGCCCAAGGTTCGGGGCACATAGCCCACGTCGCTGGGGCCGAAATCGGCGGTGCGCGCCTTGCCGGCGTTGAAAAACACCGTCATCCGCCCTTTGCCTTGCAAATAGTATTGCCACTCGTCGGAATTGGGGTGCCAATGAAGCTCCCGCAATCCGCCGGGCTTCACCTTGACCCACGCGACGGCGATGTTCGTGGCGATGGTGAAATTGGTTGAATCGGCAATGCGCACCTCGCCCGACCCGGTTTTCTTCGCCGGCAAGGTGTTCTGCAATCGGAAAGTGAACGCTTCCGGCGAGAGTTTGCGCGAATGGGCCGCGGCCTTTTTGTCGTCGGCCAACGTGCCGGGGATCTTGCCCTGAAAAATATATTTCCCCTCCGGCGGCAAGCCGGAAATCCCTGAGAGCGCCGCTTGCGACACGCTCCAATCCTTCCCAAGCACTTCGCGCGGAGTATGGAGCGCCCAATCGGTTAGAAGAGTCGTGTCTCCTTCGGAAAACTTGCCGTCGTCGAACACGAGCAAGAATTCGCAGCCGTCCGGCCCGAGGCCTTGGATCGAGTGCGGCTGCCCGGCGGGGAAATACCAAAGATCTCCCTCCGCGACATCGCCGACGAACGGGCGGTGCTCAAAATCGAACGTCGTCAGCCGTGCATTGCCGCTGAGCATCAGCGCCCATTCAGCCGCTGAGTGCCAATGCAATTCGCGAATTCCGCCTGCCGTTAGCCGCATGTTTACCCCCGCCATTTCCTTGGCGATGGGAAAATCGTTCACGTTCACCTGCCGGGTCCAACCGCCCGTCTGAATGCGGCGATGCGATACGGAAAACGAGTTCCAGAAGCTTTGCACTTCGCCATGGTCGCTGGCGGGGGGCACATAACTGTCGGGATTCCGCGCGTCGAGCGATTTGCTCTGCGGGCCGAGATCGCTAGCGACCGGCCGACCCTGCGATTCGGTTTCCGCTCCGCGACTCGGCTGCCCATAACCGGCGATCGCTGCGCCGGCAAGCGACGCGGCCGCGAGCCCGACGAATTCGCGCCGTGAGCGGGCATTCTGAGCTTCGATCCGCGGTGCAGCATGCTCCGCCATGACAGAGTCAGCATCTCGCGCTCCGCGAGCCGATGTGTCGAGTTGGGACGAAGGGTTTTCTAACATGGCAAGCTCTTGGGGTTCGCTGTTATCGGCGTGATTTGGGCCGGAGCGGTCGTCGCTGGACCAAATCGGGCTACGCACCGTGGTCGATCGCCGCATACGGCCAAAATGCAACTATCATGCCTCGACGCAGCCGGCCTTCGACCGCGATTAGCTTGTTTGGCGCCGTTTCAGATCCGCCTTGCGGCGAAGTCGTCGATTCGCTACAAGTTCCGCCCTAGTCCTGCGCCCGTTCGTCGGCGGCTCACGTTGCGGATTTAGCGGGTCATGCATTTTCCGAGGTACCACCGCGATGCAGCGAACTTTGGCCATTTGCGCAAAACTGGCGATTTTCTCCACCGCCTCATTCGTCGGGTTTGCCGCATCGTTCTCGGCCAATCGTTATTCATTGTGTCAACCGCAGGCCCTTGCCGCCGATGACGGCACGGCGTTCACCGACACCCGACCGACCCCCTCGCTCAAAGACACACTCGATGCCGGGCTAAAGGCTCGGCTTCCCGAGGAATTTCAGTTCGTCGATCGAGTCGTCCGAATGGTCGACCGGAGGCAACTTTCGCTTGAAATGGTGCAGAGCACTTTTCTTTGGGCCCGCCGAAAGCCGAAATTTCAAATGCAGTATTTCGAGCACGCGCTAAGAATGCGGGCCGAAGAAGTTGGCGTTCGGCTCTGAGCCGGCTCCTCCCAAGCGGCGCAATTTTCGACGGGAAAGTGGTCCGGCGGCAGGGCCGAGTCGGTTAGGATAGAGGCGCTTTCGCATCCGCCTCTTCCCGAATCGTCGAAGTCGGTCGACCGACCATGACCACGCCGCGATCTCAAAAGAAAAAACTCGCCCGCAGCGCTCGCGGCAATAAAGGCGCGGCATCGCGGCCGCCACGGCAGCCTACCCGCACGCTGATTACCGGCCTGCTGTGGATCGTGTTCATGCTGGTCGTCTGGTTTCAAGCGCCGGGCGTTCGCTTGCCGACGTTTTTCCAGCGGCTCGTCGGCATTGCCGACGCGCTGCTGACGATGCTCGTGGTGATGTTCGCGATTCGCGAATACGGCAAGCGCCTGAATCGCGTGCCGGTTCCCCTGATGGGACGCGTGAGCACGAGTCGCGTGGCCGGCGCGCTGGTCTTCGTCGCGGTGTTCGCTTGGTGGTTAAGCCCTTGGGCGCCCATTCCGGCAGGACAACCGGAACCCGACTTGTGGCGGTTGCTCGAGGCAGGGCTGAATCACCCTGCTTTGCAAATTGTCGACACCAATCTGGCGACGCTCGTTCGGCCCGCTCCGTCGTTCGATGCCCAGCAAGCCGCCAAGACATTCGCCACGCATGCCGACCCGTTACGCAGTGCTTTGGTTGCGATCGCCTCAAGCAAGTTCGACGAAGCCGAAACGCTCTTGAGCCGGGCGCCGGTTGGATCGGGTGCGGATCGAGTTCACGAGATCCGCGCGCAGCTCGATCTCTACCGCGGCCAATATGCGGCCGCGAGCCGCCGCTATCTTGAAATGCTGCAGATCGAGCCGCGGCGCGAAGATTTTTTGGCGCATGGAGCCTTCGCCGCTGCGCTCGGCGGCGAGTTCGCCACAGCCACGGCCAGGGCACGGCAACTACTCGAACAAGCGCTTGCCCGCAGCCGTGTATCATTGCGGACGGTCGAGGCCGCGAATTTGCTCGCCACCGTGCGTCTCTTGGCCGGCGACAATGCCGAAGCGCTTCGCGTCAGCCAATCGATGGCGAGCCGTGGAACTGAAATCCCGACGCCCCACGATGCCTACGGCGCACCGCTTCCGCAAGATCCCGCGTTCGTGAACAATGCGGCCGTGATTGGGTTGCTCGCCGGCAGCAATCCGTCGACCCACGCATCGCCGGCGAGCGAATTTGCGCTCGCCAAAGACCTGTGGCTCGATCGCGCATCGGGGCGAAGCCAGCCGAACGACGCCGCCGAGCCGCGCGCCGCGTTGGCCCGCTACAACCTCGGGGCAGCCGCGCTCTATCAAGCGCGCTACGACCAAGCCGCGGCGATCTTGGCGGATTCTTTGGCCGCCTGGCGGAATTTTTCGAACTCGCCGCTGCGAATCGGCAGGGAGATTAATCTCAACGCGATCGCGCAGCTCGACCTCATCGAGGGCCGATGGTCCCGGGCAGAATCCAAAAGCCGCGATGGAGCCGATTCACCTTCCGCTTCCGGAGCGGAGGATCCGAGCCTGTCGGCATTCAAAGCAACGGGTGCCCAATTCGAGGCGAGCGCTGGGCATTACCGCCGCGCAATCGCGAGTTTGAGCGGCTTGATTCGTGAAGCCGAACTCGGCCACGACGGATTGTCGAGCAATCATCCCTATGTTGCAATTCTCATGCTTCGCCTCGCCGACGCCCTTTTGCAGGCCGGCGACAATGCTCGGGCTCAAGCAACCGCGAGCGCAGCGCAGCGAATTCTGGAAGATGCGGGTCTTGGCGCGTCGCGATCGGCGGCCGACGCATTGCGGATTTCCGGCTTGGCTCTGTTGCGCCAAGGAAACCGCGAGAATGCCGAGCGGCAATTCGATCGGGCAATGAAACTGCTTCGTCCATTGAAAGAGAATCCATCGTCGGAAAGCAGCGTCGCGCTTCCCGCGACGCCCGAATTTGCCGCTTTGCTCGCTGCCGAAGGCGAGCTAGCCGGCGAACTGCAAAACTACACCGCGGCCACCGACGATTATCGGCAAGCCCTCGACGAACTCGACAAGCTGTTTGAATCACAGGC belongs to Pirellulales bacterium and includes:
- a CDS encoding tetratricopeptide repeat protein; this translates as MTTPRSQKKKLARSARGNKGAASRPPRQPTRTLITGLLWIVFMLVVWFQAPGVRLPTFFQRLVGIADALLTMLVVMFAIREYGKRLNRVPVPLMGRVSTSRVAGALVFVAVFAWWLSPWAPIPAGQPEPDLWRLLEAGLNHPALQIVDTNLATLVRPAPSFDAQQAAKTFATHADPLRSALVAIASSKFDEAETLLSRAPVGSGADRVHEIRAQLDLYRGQYAAASRRYLEMLQIEPRREDFLAHGAFAAALGGEFATATARARQLLEQALARSRVSLRTVEAANLLATVRLLAGDNAEALRVSQSMASRGTEIPTPHDAYGAPLPQDPAFVNNAAVIGLLAGSNPSTHASPASEFALAKDLWLDRASGRSQPNDAAEPRAALARYNLGAAALYQARYDQAAAILADSLAAWRNFSNSPLRIGREINLNAIAQLDLIEGRWSRAESKSRDGADSPSASGAEDPSLSAFKATGAQFEASAGHYRRAIASLSGLIREAELGHDGLSSNHPYVAILMLRLADALLQAGDNARAQATASAAQRILEDAGLGASRSAADALRISGLALLRQGNRENAERQFDRAMKLLRPLKENPSSESSVALPATPEFAALLAAEGELAGELQNYTAATDDYRQALDELDKLFESQAANHPLRADYLHALAMLLVREKKPAEAKPLLEESLAIDRRVLAPGHPATVMVMEDLASLLEKIGSTEQAAKLRNEAKQLHRKPAETH
- a CDS encoding cupin domain-containing protein codes for the protein MAEHAAPRIEAQNARSRREFVGLAAASLAGAAIAGYGQPSRGAETESQGRPVASDLGPQSKSLDARNPDSYVPPASDHGEVQSFWNSFSVSHRRIQTGGWTRQVNVNDFPIAKEMAGVNMRLTAGGIRELHWHSAAEWALMLSGNARLTTFDFEHRPFVGDVAEGDLWYFPAGQPHSIQGLGPDGCEFLLVFDDGKFSEGDTTLLTDWALHTPREVLGKDWSVSQAALSGISGLPPEGKYIFQGKIPGTLADDKKAAAHSRKLSPEAFTFRLQNTLPAKKTGSGEVRIADSTNFTIATNIAVAWVKVKPGGLRELHWHPNSDEWQYYLQGKGRMTVFFNAGKARTADFGPSDVGYVPRTLGHYIENTGTTDLIFLELFKAQRYQDFSLSDWITHTPPELILDHLPIDQKTLDGIPRSDFAVVPP
- a CDS encoding ThuA domain-containing protein, which translates into the protein MSHRWFSAGSSCMAFSTSLLLVASLASFGDAGAQAAEEGRPIRALLVCGGCCHDYAQQKEILTKGISERANVEFTIAYDPVATKEHKNPVYDSPDWAKDFDVVVHDECSGKVTDPETIDRILKPHRGGLPAVVLHCGIHSYGRDAWPKMTPWFEFTGLPSTAHGALAPIAIHFVDESSPITKGMADWTTIREELYNNAAGKVLDTAHGLARGKQTTKDKSGKSTTANYVVVWTNFYRGKTRVFATTIGHNDQTVADPRYLDLVTRGLLWSVDKLDDAHLKRVKKSSAEPSQAGR
- a CDS encoding flavin reductase family protein translates to MLIDVAETDPQTVYRALVGVVTPRPIAWVTSIDRQGRANLAPFSFYNTFGGTPPVVVFSPNRKLDGSKKDTLRNIAETGEFVINAAVAELAEQVNLSSTGLPHGESEIELTGLTATPSLKVKPPRIQESPVHLECRLLQILQIGAAPQSANLVIGQVLLMNIDDRILDARGRIDPRKLRAIGRLGGSYYTQSDDPFEMQRPPSGQ
- a CDS encoding alpha-E domain-containing protein, with the translated sequence MLSRVAESVFWMNRYLERADNVARFIDVNENLTLDLQGTLTEQWAPLVYTTGDHELFFARYGESSREKVMHFLTFDPENSNSILMCVQRARDNARAIRDIISSAMWEQINRFYLMMRDAARSTSVESIRHTVEQVKLHSHLIQGVTETTMSHGEAWHFGRMGQLLERADKTSRILDVKYYILLPDSRDVGTPLDVVQWSALLKSASALEMYRKRKGRMLPSNVAEFLILDIDFPRSLRFCLVRSEQSLHQITGTPPGSFNDRAEQHLGRLRSSMDYTSIDDIIQQGLHEFIDSFQSELNRAGDAIHTVFFALPPQPSMNGQQQSMA
- a CDS encoding CBS domain-containing protein; protein product: MLLQDILRHKGNAVHTIRPQATLDELVRSLVQRNCGSLVVTESDSSAPMLGIITERDVLRACAAHPGGLGAVKVADAMTIDVTTGSPSDSVEDTMGVMTEERIRHLPIVDRGRLVGIVSIGDIVKAHHDNLTLENHYLKSYINGEEDSVSAAVAVKARPR